CAGGTGGACGCGAGCGAAGCCGACCGCCGGGTCCTGCTCTTTCCCGACTCGTACACCACGTACAACGCGCCGGAGGCGGGCAAGGCCGCCGTCAGAGTGCTGGAGGCGGCGAACGTCCACGTCGAGATACCCGACGACGTGACCGGGAGCGGTCGCCCGCCGTTCTCGAAGGGCTTTCTCGACCTGGCGCGGGAGCAGGCGGCGACGAACGTCGACGCCCTCGCACCCCGGGTGCGAGAGGGGTGGGACGTGGTCGTCGTCGAACCGTCCGACGCGGTGATGTTCCAGTCGGACTACCTCGACCTCCTCTCGGGTGAGGACGCCGAGACGGTGGCTGCCAACAGCTACGGGATCATGGAGTACGTCGACGCCTTCCGCCTCGACGAGTCGCTGGACGTCGACGCGCCGGCGGAGACGCTGACCTACCACGGCCACTGTCACCAGAAGTCCACCCGGAAGGACCACCACGCGGTCGGCGTGTTGCGCCGCGCCGGCTACGCGGTCGACCCCCTCGATTCGGGCTGTTGCGGGATGGCCGGCTCCTTCGGCTACGAGGCCGAACACCTCTCGATGAGCAAGGCCATCGGCCGCATCCTCTTCGATCAGGTCGACGACAGTCCGGGCGACCGGATCGTCGCCCCCGGCGCCTCCTGTCGCACCCAACTCGGCGACCACTACGACGAGAAACCGCCGACGCCGGTCGAAGCGCTCGCCGAGGCGCTGAACTAGAGCGGCGTCGCCGCCGCCCACAGACGCTCGTGGAGGTCACGCGCCCACCGCGTCGCCGCGGGGTCGTCGCTGCCGACGAACCCCCGCGGCGTCTCGTCGCGGTAGACGACCAGCCCCATCTCGGGGCCGTCGGGCGTCTCCGCCAGGACCAGCGAGACGGGGTCGTCCCGGTCGAGACGGCACAGGGCCACGCGGCCGAGGTCCATCGCTTCCCGCATCTCCCCGGGCCGAGCCGAGCGCTGTCGATCGATCACGCGATCCGTCGCCACGAACGTGCCGGTCATGCCGTCGAGCACTCTGTCGTGGTAGAGGCGGGCGTGGCGGGAGAGAAACCGACCGGTGTACACCGAGACGTGGGTGGCGTCCGCGACGAGCGCGGCGACGCACTCGACCGGCCGGTTCGGAGCGTGCGGATGGGCCTCGACGACGCGCGCCCCGTCGAGAACGGAGAGGTCGACGTCAAAGGAGAGGTCGACGCCGTCGAACAGCGGTGCGACGGCAGCGGCGGTGGCGGTCCGCCGCCGCCGCTCGTCGTGGGCGGCGAGCGCCAGCCGACCGGCGACCGTTACCCGATACCCTTCGTCCGACGCCGCCACGAAACCGTGCGTCTCCAGTTCGCGGATCGACCGCTCCGCCGTCGACCGCGAAACGTCGATTCGCTCCGACAGTCCGGCCTTCGACGCCGGCGCCTCGCCGAGGGTACGAAGCGTGTCGAGACGCCGGTCGACGGTGGCCACGGCCGAGGAGTCGGTCACCGACCCTCACCACCGATATTTTTATATATTTGAACTCACCCGCTGACG
This window of the Haloplanus rubicundus genome carries:
- a CDS encoding helix-turn-helix transcriptional regulator — encoded protein: MTDSSAVATVDRRLDTLRTLGEAPASKAGLSERIDVSRSTAERSIRELETHGFVAASDEGYRVTVAGRLALAAHDERRRRTATAAAVAPLFDGVDLSFDVDLSVLDGARVVEAHPHAPNRPVECVAALVADATHVSVYTGRFLSRHARLYHDRVLDGMTGTFVATDRVIDRQRSARPGEMREAMDLGRVALCRLDRDDPVSLVLAETPDGPEMGLVVYRDETPRGFVGSDDPAATRWARDLHERLWAAATPL